The nucleotide sequence TCTATATATACATTCTTAGATTTTTACCAACGTTTTTCAGCCACTGACTCGGCAGTTTTAATGTAGATGACGAGCTCAGAGATAAGAATGGAATCGGGACTGACTGTACATGTGATAATACCAGCTGCAACAAGGCTTTCCACAGCATATGTCTTGTGGACTGGTTGCGTTCTATCACCACAACACGGCAGTATGTTTAAGTTTCTTGCATCATGATTTTCCTTTTCTGTATGCACGAGTGTTGCTTTGCTTGttattttgcaatatttgatAATAGAACTCTCGGTTGACATGGCATTGCTCCTTCTTTCCCTTACGAAGCAAACTTATTTCATATGCAAACATTTTCACTAGTAGTTGTTAAAAGAAAACACATGCACTTTCAAATTGAAATCCATTAAAACATTTTGTTACGAGGCACAAATTTTATATGGAAGCAGATAATAACTATCAGGACGATAGTAATTGGCTTAATCATCAGAACACTTTGACATTCAGAATTACTTCTGCTGTATCCGTCAGTCATACGAACTCATAACCTAAAGTGGCAAACGCAGGCTTCCTTTTATGGTTTGTTGATTTCTGATATCTGTGTACACTTGCATCACAGGTCATTTGATGTGTTATTTGGAAGCTGTCCATACTGTTCAGAACCAGTTGCGGTGAAAATCAACAGCTTCAAGGGGTAATCTACGCCTTCGAGTCCTCCTAATCAAAGATCTGTTGATGTTCTCATTTCCCTGGAGTGTTCTTCTGCGATGAAGTTCTTACTGGAAGAGCACATACTCTTGGATTTATGTTTATGGTAAATTTTTTAGCAGTGTGGAAATGTGAGTGCTAAAACACGGAATGCTGTATTGTAAGTTTGTAACCAACATCCGAATACGTTTGACTCACATCATTTCTAGTACTACCCTTATCCCACCAGAGCTCAACAATCAAATCATTTGTACTACCTATCAATTGGCATGTTCACTTGATAACTACGAGGTGTCGGTGATTTTTTcggttttagtttttaattttcgattttTGTTAAAGATAGAGAGGAAGTACATAGAATAAAAGAGAGATGAATGTCGGATGGAGGGAGGATGGTGGGAGGGATAATGGAGAAAAGAAATCTACGAAAGAGAATGAATGTTTTCAGTTTCtagcttttaattttcttccgCCTTCCTTCCTCCACCCTTGTTCCCCCTCTCTTTATATTTCCTCTCCATCTCTAACAAGTTGAGTTACCGTGTAAGCTCAATACTTATAAAAACTAATTAGGGGGAGGAAGATTTTTATTGAAACCAaaatatgaaaactaaaaattaaaaacaaaatggaaGTACGACTTTATCTACCCTCGTCATAGATATTCACTTATCAATGGACTAGTACTTGTTGCCAATTGATTGGTGTAAATCGTCGGCTGTTTGTATATGGCCTGCGATTTCTAAGCACCTTTACACTTATACCGACAGTCGGCCAATCCAACCACGTCTTTGCTTTTAGGTACTTTGGTTGGCACCATACTTGTGGACCTAAAATGCACAGTAACTCAATTTCAACGGTTCCATTATTTTAATGCCCTCTTATCCATCCGGTCGGGATTAGACCCGCCTGTGTCACTATCAAAACACATCCAACTAACCATTTGATATGGTACCAGTCAGTCTTTACTTGATTGAATTCGTTGAAGAGTTTCCTCTTAATGCTGCCCAACCTAAAATTCGGCGTTTTCGAAATTTTTCCCTAATTAAGCACTTTTAAGTTGTCAGTTTTCTACGTTCATATTGGATTTTAagatttgttttagtttcttgACAAAAAAAGAGACCCTTCAAATGGCTAGTTGGGAAATCATTTGTGAGTGTAAAGTGATTGAGCTACTTGTATATTCAGAAAGTAGAGAATATTTCTCATTTAGTCTACAAGCCTACATCTACATGGATCATAAATCTGACGTCCCAATGGTACAATGCTCGTAACAGTAACATTTTTCAGGGTCATGCGGACATGCAACAAGTGATTGTGACTCTGCTGATTGTGATTAACCTGGGACCATCTTTGTGGTTGGTACTGATGGCTTATGCTAGCTAGGACCTAGGTGCATTACCGGATTACCCCATAGGCATTTCAGGGGACGTCAGATTAATACACTTACCACGCTAAAAACTTTACCGGACagtaagatatatatatatatatatatatatatatatatatatatatatatatatatatatatatatatatatatgaagtccGATATTAGGCAACATTGGACGAGAACTGCCTTAGGATGGATGAATAACCTCTTCGAAAGTTTTCGTGTTACATATGGTTCGATTCAGTCGATCATTTGGACGAGTTGAAAACCTGTACACAAAGAAAATCGACCtcattttgtttgtttcctatttttttctttgttagctCGTGTCAGAATGGACCAATTTCTTCTTTCAACAGTACGAAACAATGCCAGATTTTTGCTTCAAAATTCAGAAACTGATAGAAAGGGTTCAAATCAAACACATATCCTTTTCACTATAAAGCAGGAGTTTTTATTGGTACAATAATGCGAGCTGGATACACACATACAGCCACTAATAGATATCGACATTTGCTCCCTTCAAAAACAGACTTATCCTTCCATCCACAAATACACACTTAGATATACACAATAATTTTACCATAGTTCCCAATATACCCTTAACTATGCATGGCTCTCATTACACGTTAGTGTACAAGGGCACGTACGTTATAACAAGTATGAAATATGGATGTACGTACAAACAGTCATTGTTTATGGCAGATGGAGGCAACTTAGAAGCCCGCAGTGCACTCCGGTGGGGCTACTGGGTACCGGGATCTATCGGTGCAGTAGTCGTAGATCATGTGGTTGATACGAACCCACCTGTATCTTCGATAATCGAGGGCGCTGAGGGCTTGGTAGGAAGCGCCTTCCCACCAGTTATTGGTGCTTGAGGCACAAGAGGCTGGTCCTGGCACACTGCATCCCTCAATGTCAAAATCCTTGTAATATGAATAGAAAGGGGCTTTGCTCCAGTTTATCTTCTCAAGTCCTCCTCTAGTAGCCCAATCATCAGCTTCCCACAACGTCGAAAACACCCCCATAGGTTGGAGCTTTGGGTATGGGACCCCTCTGGCTTCATTGTTCTTGTACACCCTTAtaggcatatcatccacatagaaGCTGCACCACCAACAATATTGACATTCACACCGAATTATTATTACTGACAAATTTAAAATTAGTGAGAAAACaaatattgtatttttattgtAATGAAATATCTTCTTAGATAGTCTATCATGCATGTTGTCAGACTGTGAATTAGAATCAGTCATTTATCTGACCTACTTGTTATAAACAGTGTGACAACACAACATGTCTGATGTGCACATGTTTTTTATTGAACATATTAGCTTACACAATATGGTGATGATTCCAGAGGATTGTGTAAGTGTGGAAATCAGCAGCAGGGTCAAACCAGAGGTTAACCCTTTGCTCCCTATCACCCTTCCCATGAGCATAGATATTGGTTTGGACTGTATAAGGCTGTCCAGTCCGGTTCCCCAAGAATTCAAAATCTAGCTCGTCACGAACTGTATCGGTGTCAGAGTTCATCTgccaaaacaatcaaaacaaaacagattAATTCATATAAATCAAGAAATCCAGAAACTTATTTAGGGTTTTGAAGCCGTGAAGTTACATAAAAAGCAGTGACAGTTCCAGCAGAGTCTCCAGGGATGAGCTTGATCTTCATGCTCACACGCCCAAACAAATACTTCTGTTTGGAGGCAAACCCACATCCTGAAAAAGTAGTGTATCAAAATTTGCCAGCGCTCATTACTTTGTCATATTTTGTGAAGACAAACAATAATCCGATCGATTcgaacttttttctttttcataaaaaaaaaaaaaaaaaaaaaaaaaaaaactatattatTACTAAAATATATAGCAAAGTTGACCCCACGATCGGATACCGGAATTTTGGTC is from Pyrus communis chromosome 10, drPyrComm1.1, whole genome shotgun sequence and encodes:
- the LOC137747153 gene encoding probable xyloglucan endotransglucosylase/hydrolase protein 6, whose translation is MALYPSWSKRAVVASFCFCFLSLFSLSSFGRPATFLQDFRVTWSDSHIRQIDGGRAIQLVLDQNSGCGFASKQKYLFGRVSMKIKLIPGDSAGTVTAFYMNSDTDTVRDELDFEFLGNRTGQPYTVQTNIYAHGKGDREQRVNLWFDPAADFHTYTILWNHHHIVFYVDDMPIRVYKNNEARGVPYPKLQPMGVFSTLWEADDWATRGGLEKINWSKAPFYSYYKDFDIEGCSVPGPASCASSTNNWWEGASYQALSALDYRRYRWVRINHMIYDYCTDRSRYPVAPPECTAGF